One part of the Triplophysa dalaica isolate WHDGS20190420 chromosome 25, ASM1584641v1, whole genome shotgun sequence genome encodes these proteins:
- the setdb1a gene encoding histone-lysine N-methyltransferase SETDB1-A, with amino-acid sequence MSGKMDEENIMRMTKEELQRWIQAEVERNPQLMQRHEQLAQVEEWVKQKEGEASYTRLMYSNAYESVLECESVMKGLYGMLGLEYRDEDSEEEGGFREPRDVIQITDDEDTGEKKRACDNDNDLVVVDLDATKESLEPMLEKVTVAMERSSKLVQDLVEMVTKTSCGRTESSLDISIRPSSTLTPETSSSESPKSAQCSSPMNQQPRTDNSYAIIKTESLWMATTPFLLSNSPEEPETIGTHNTEFTSKIKTEPPCETSSLQNNCKDHKTTYPSIASIKTEPELMEVTPDNFFPSSSSMNAIKSEHDFMPVISKISSLSSDFEANRASVKIEPQSTPVSSEMSLPETIVKHNSDSISTLKTEPSFTILKSEQPETIPSHGPDRIKTKPQLTGITSETSSLASDLEQPETIPDCNSAPDKTSGMSSPRNSELDNAISPDESTSADKAATEQRHSSKSPEPSEKAKSRLRSSSTASSNTPSSRKETTRPSSRLDESDDAEEPCSPASSDDSYHPPSKSSKNDESDDTEDPDSAAHSDDSYQPPSKSSKSKAKKNTSKVTSPSLRITKPFTAPAAAAPASTAAPAAAPPASSAKPSDAKQISTASSGIFPELPKEVELQVDTVVLAKVKSNMWYRGKVVETKTEENGHRYKIEFKNDKKCLIPAHHVAFLKPPLLKDLFIGCRVVVSFKDEQEKMHFDAAVLVELPDRRNRMRFLVFYDYGQAKYLALPDLHLVCKQIKHVWKDIEDETCRTQVKEYLSVYPNPIAVVLRIGQDTKAKRNGKFESCSVHQLDGSLVQISYKSDKHKEWVYKGSDKLEHIVNIKKRLAQQKQQGSTGNNTSASSASSHAPRQSDVTSTTTTTTKPSPSPQNTDTSPASSTHVTRQTGGTPVSKSPSPSPQNNTPAVSPTPATQQTDNAVAKTPSQSPQNTTSGVSPSRVTQQTATTITRASAISLEKAKLAAFQPKVVLEKLAMPLSVPPASIQTVKSAVAVSNPELRNAKRPADDEVEDYVSEKNQGKVTNLFHRCCPACLNGMRPKQVDMLRGENPLQIPLLFNFRRMTARRRLDGNVFFHIFYRSPCGRSLCDMQEVQNYLFETRCDFLFLEMFCMDPFVLVNRARPPSTSTSQPYLYLPDISEGREVLPLPCINEVDQTPAPRVKYTRDRILAPGVSVNTSLDFMTGCDCTDGCRDRTKCSCHRLTIDATSLCSDGPVDVTAGYTYKRLQTALPTGVYECNPLCRCDPRICSSRLVQHGLQLRLELFMTQHKGWGIRCKDDVAKGTFVCVFTGKIVTEDKVNEDDMVSGNEYLANLDFIEGVEKLKEGYESEAHCSDTENESSKKNSTMKTGPLCKNTLFKEDSSSGEDKEEPMELGNEQEKMDVCNKAVRERKLTHKPKEKSEGQKDSGPKRCFAIKSFERRVKALEKNDPRNVKTKRGQPGNNTRRLFDGEEMCYIIDARQEGNLGRFINHSCSPNLFVQNVFVDTHDLRFPWVAFFANKRIKAGTELTWDYNYEVGSVEGKVLLCCCGSSRCTGRLL; translated from the exons ATGAGCGGTAAAATGGATGAGGAGAACATCATGAGGATGACGAAGGAAGAGCTCCAGCGCTGGATCCAAGCAGAGGTGGAGAGAAACCCTCAGCTGATGCAGAGACATGAGCAGCTGGCGCAGGTGGAGGAATGGGTCAAACAGAAGGAAGGAGAGGCCAGCTATACAAGACTGATGTACAGCAATGCCTACGA ATCTGTCCTTGAGTGCGAGTCGGTGATGAAAGGTCTTTATGGGATGCTGGGACTAGAGTACCGAGATGAGGACTCGGAGGAAGAAGGAGGATTCAGAGAACCACGGGATGTCATTCAGATCACAGACGATGAGGACACTGGAGAGAAAAAGAGGGCCTGTGATAATGATAATGACCTTGTTGTCGTTGATCTGGATG CTACTAAAGAATCCTTGGAGCCGATG CTTGAAAAGGTGACTGTGGCCATGGAGAGATCCTCCAAACTAGTGCAGGATTTAGTGGAGATGGTGACCAAAACATCTTGCGGAAGAACCGAGTCATCATTAGACATCTCCATTAGACCTTCGTCAACCTTGACTCCCGAGACCAGCTCTTCTGAATCTCCGAAATCTGCTCAATGTTCTTCCCCAATGAATCAACAACCGAGGACTGACAACTCTTATGCAATAATTAAAACGGAATCTTTATGGATGGCAACGACTCCTTTCTTGCTTTCCAACAGTCCAGAAGAACCTGAAACTATCGGGACTCATAATACAGAGTTCACATCGAAGATCAAGACTGAACCTCCATGTGAAACATCTTCACTTCAGAACAACTGTAAGGATCATAAAACTACCTATCCATCCATAGCATCAATTAAAACCGAACCTGAACTGATGGAAGTGACTCCAGACAATTTTTTTCCTTCGAGCAGTTCTATGAACGCAATTAAATCTGAACATGATTTCATGCCGGTGATTTCAAAAATTTCATCGCTTTCAAGTGACTTTGAAGCAAACAGAGCATCAGTTAAGATTGAACCTCAATCTACGCCAGTGTCTTCAGAAATGTCTCTTCCTGAAACGATTGTGAAGCATAACTCAGATTCCATATCAACACTAAAGACTGAACCttcatttacaatattaaaaagCGAACAACCCGAAACGATTCCCAGTCATGGTCCAGATCGCATTAAAACCAAACCTCAATTAACAGGAATAACTTCTGAAACGTCTTCGCTAGCAAGCGATTTAGAACAACCCGAAACTATTCCAGATTGTAATTCCGCACCAGACAAAACTTCTGGAATGTCTTCGCCGAGGAACTCCGAGCTAGACAACGCTATTTCCCCTGATGAGTCGACATCTGCGGACAAGGCGGCAACTGAACAAAGGCATTCTTCTAAATCCCCCGAGCCCTCAGAAAAAGCCAAATCTAGGCTGAGATCTTCATCAACTGCTTCTTCAAACACTCCCAGCTCACGGAAAGAAACGACTCGACCATCTTCACGTCTCGACGAATCAGATGACGCAGAGGAGCCGTGCAGCCCTGCAAGCAGTGATGACTCGTATCACCCTCCCTCAAAATCATCCAAAAATGACGAATCGGATGACACAGAAGATCCTGACAGCGCTGCACACAGTGATGACTCTTATCAACCTCCCTCAAAATCATCTAAAAGTAAAGCtaagaaaaacacaagcaaGGTGACCAGCccatctttaagaatcacaAAGCCTTTCACAGCTCCCGCCGCTGCTGCTCCCGCTTCCACTGCTGCTCCCGCCGCGGCTCCACCTGCCTCCTCTGCCAAACCCTCAGATGCAAAACAAA TTTCCACGGCCTCGTCCGGCATCTTTCCAGAGTTACCTAAAGAGGTGGAACTACAGGTCGACACGGTTGTGTTAGCAAAGGTGAAAAGCAATATGTGGTATCGAGGAAAAGTGGTGGAAACCAAAACGGAAG aGAATGGCCACAGGTATAAGATAGAGTTTAAGAATGATAAGAAGTGTCTGATTCCGGCTCATCACGTGGCCTTTCTAAAGCCTCCCCTGCTGAAGGATCTATTTATTGGCTGTCGGGTTGTGGTCAGCTTCAAAGATGAGCAAGAGAAGATGCATTTCGATGCCGCTGTGCTGGTTGAACTTCCAGATCGCAGGAATCGTATGAG GTTTTTGGTGTTTTATGACTATGGCCAGGCAAAATATTTGGCTCTACCAGACCTGCATCTTGTCTGCAAACAGA TCAAACATGTTTGGAAAGACATTGAGGATGAGACATGCCGGACGCAGGTGAAGGAATATCTCAGTGTCTATCCCAACCCCATTGCTGTCGTGCTTCGGATTGGTCAAGACACAAAGGCGAAACGTAATGGCAAGTTTGAGTCTTGCTCGGTTCACCAGTTGGATGGAAGCCTGGTCCAGATTAGCTATAAG agtGACAAACACAAAGAGTGGGTGTATAAAGGCTCGGACAAGTTGGAACACATTGTTAATATCAAAAAGCGTCTGGCTCAACAGAAACAGCAAGGGTCCACTG GAAACAATACCTCAGCGTCTTCTGCTTCATCACATGCACCTcgacaatctgatgtcacatccaccaccaccaccaccacaaaACCATCTCCGAGCCCTCAAAACACCGATACGTCACCTGCGTCTTCTACACATGTAACACGACAAACTGGTGGTACCCCCGTCTCCAAATCACCATCTCCGAGTCCTCAGAATAACACGCCTGCTGTGTCTCCCACACCTGCGACACAACAAACGGATAACGCAGTCGCTAAAACACCATCTCAGAGCCCTCAAAACACAACGTCGGGTGTGTCTCCCTCACGTGTGACACAACAAACTGCAACCACAATCACCAGAGCATCTGCTATTAGCCTTGAAAAAGCCAAGTTGGCTGCATTCCAGCCAAAGGTGGTGCTGGAAAAGCTGGCCATGCCCTTGTCCGTCCCACCAGCTTCTATACAAACGGTCAAATCCGCTGTAGCAGTCAGTAACCCGGAGTTGAG AAATGCAAAGCGACCAGCAGATGATGAGGTAGAAGACTATGTGTCAGAGAAAAACCAGGGAAAGGTTACAAACCTGTTTCATCGCTGTTGTCCAGCATGTCTGAATGGGATGAGACCGAAACAAGTTGACATGCTCCGTGGAGAAAATCCACTTCAGATTCCATTGCTTTTTAACTTTCGTCGGATGACTGCTCGCCGTCGTCTTGATGGAAAT gtgtttttccacattttctaTCGGTCGCCGTGTGGGCGGAGCTTGTGCGACATGCAGGAAGTGCAAAATTACTTGTTTGAAACGCGTTGCGACTTTCTCTTCTTGGAAATGTTCTGTATGGACCCATTCGTCCTTGTGAATCGCGCCCGACCCCCTTCCACATCAACCAGCCAACCTTACCTGTACCTGCCGGACATATCGGAGGGAAGGGAGGTTCTCCCGCTGCCCTGCATTAATGAGGTGGACCAGACACCTGCTCCTAGAGTCAAATACACCAGAGACAGAATTCTGGCTCCGGGTGTCTCCGTCAATACAAGCTTAGATTTCATGACTGGATGTGACTGTACGGATGGCTGCCGGGACAG GACAAAGTGTTCATGTCATCGGTTGACCATTGACGCTACGTCCTTATGCAGCGACGGTCCTGTAGATGTTACAGCTGGATACACGTATAAGAGATTACAAACCGCCTTGCCAACCGG GGTGTATGAATGTAACCCTCTCTGCCGCTGCGACCCCAGAATCTGCAGCAGCAGGCTGGTTCAGCATGGCCTGCAGCTGCGGCTGGAGCTCTTCATGACTCAACACAAAGGATGGGGCATCCGCTGCAAAGATGATGTGGCCAAAGGAACCTTCGTATGCGTTTTTACTG GTAAAATCGTGACGGAAGATAAAGTGAATGAAGATGACATGGTGTCTGGTAATGAGTACCTGGCCAATCTTGACTTCATTGAGGGGGTGGAGAAACTGAAGGAGGGTTATGAAAGTGAGGCGCACTGCTCGGACACAGAGAACGAAAGCAGCAAGAAGAACAGTACCATGAAAACGGGGCCATTGTGTAAAAATACTCTCTTTAAAGAGGACTCTAGCAGTGGGGAAG ATAAAGAAGAACCTATGGAGCTGGGAAATGAGCAAGAAAAGATGGATG TCTGCAACAAGGCTGTTCGTGAGAGAAAGCTAACGCATAAACCAAAGGAAAAGTCTGAAG GACAAAAGGACTCGGGCCCTAAACGTTGCTTCGCCATCAAGTCGTTTGAGAGAAGAGTGAAAGCACTAGAAAAAAACGATCCACGGAATGTGAAAACTAAGAGAGGACAACCTGGCAACAACACACGCAGACTGTTCGACGGGGAGGAGATGTGCTACATCATCGACGCCAGACAGGAGGGCAACCTTGGGCGTTTCATCAAT CATAGCTGCAGTCCCAATTTGTTTGTCCAGAATGTTTTTGTGGACACACATGACCTCCGGTTCCCCTGGGTTGCGTTCTTTGCCAACAA GCGCATCAAAGCTGGCACGGAGTTGACGTGGGATTATAACTATGAGGTGGGCAGCGTGGAAGGCAAGGTTCTGCTCTGCTGCTGTGGTTCATCACGGTGCACAGGACGGCTGCTCTGA